In Pochonia chlamydosporia 170 chromosome 3, whole genome shotgun sequence, the following are encoded in one genomic region:
- a CDS encoding dephospho-CoA kinase (similar to Metarhizium acridum CQMa 102 XP_007811358.1) produces the protein MLLIGLTGSIATGKSTISSLLKSSPYELPIVDADVLARKVVEPGTSGYNAIVKYFGPTTPDLLVEPSDSMPETGPNGKGRPLNRPALGKRVFGDGEQLQKDRAVLNGIVHPAVRKEMFKMVLGCYLRGHWAVVLDIPLLFESKLDRFCGVTMVVAVSDPEIQMKRLMDRDAHLSREDAENRVRSQTDVRVKAQRCIERGEGNGVVLWNDGSKEELEVKLDEAMKKMKERSPEWWSWVLLGCPPLAFAAALWRLWGNARINQRWEESQAAAKAKL, from the coding sequence aTGCTACTCATCGGTTTAACCGGGTCAATCGCGACCGGCAAATCAACCATCTCATCGCTCCTCAAGTCCTCGCCATATGAGCTGCCGATTGTGGACGCCGACGTTCTGGCCAGGAAGGTGGTCGAACCGGGCACAAGCGGCTACAACGCCATTGTCAAGTATTTTGGCCCAACAACCCCGGATCTCCTAGTCGAACCATCAGATTCCATGCCAGAAACCGGCCCCAACGGCAAGGGAAGACCACTCAACCGGCCTGCACTCGGAAAGCGCgtctttggtgatggcgaacAACTGCAAAAGGACCGAGCCGTCCTAAACGGAATTGTTCACCCTGCTGTACGCAAAGAGATGTTCAAAATGGTTCTGGGTTGTTACCTCCGCGGCCACTGGGCGGTAGTACTTGACATCCCGCTCTTGTTCGAAAGCAAGCTGGATAGATTCTGCGGCGTTACCATGGTTGTCGCAGTGTCGGATCCGGAGATCCAGATGAAGCGATTGATGGACAGAGATGCTCACCTAAGCAGAGAGGATGCCGAGAATAGAGTGCGCAGCCAGACGGATGTGAGAGTCAAGGCGCAGAGATGTATCGAGAGAGGGGAAGGGAACGGCGTGGTCTTGTGGAACGATGGCTCCaaggaggagttggaggtgAAGCTGGATGAAGCtatgaagaagatgaaggaaCGAAGTCCTGAGTGGTGGTCGTGGGTGTTGCTGGGCTGTCCGCCATTGGCTTTTGCAGCAGCGCTTTGGAGACTTTGGGGGAATGCGAGGATAAACCAGCGATGGGAAGAGTCCCAGGCGGCAGCAAAAGCGAAGCTATAA